The Aphis gossypii isolate Hap1 chromosome 3, ASM2018417v2, whole genome shotgun sequence genome includes a region encoding these proteins:
- the LOC114125968 gene encoding equilibrative nucleoside transporter 1 isoform X1 encodes MDDQDQLVFADTVNNRLFGLPEVLDKNVDDIIVNECDTVLTKPPDRYHFGFIIFYILGTCLLLPWYFFMTANDYWMYKLRNLPNETQVIFLLPNDNHDHSRLQANFTSFLTIAASVPSSLMLLLNTYLAKKMSIHFRMISSLMLMLILFTITTILVNLDSDSWQILFFMITLGTVIFLNIGSSIMQGAVFNLVSFFDSSYMTATVCGQALGGIVAALAQILALWWGASSVHSAFVYFLFADIFILISLVLYTFLVKTNIYKYYVQDIPASVWIRRSSSTQYALLGNEQTPTVNTYAVLKKIWKLGLSTFYNFLVTMSVYPAVTVLITSVNKEHTAWTDTYFLPVIAYLLFSTCDFLGRVMSNFIRLPINSIWPSAILSALRTIFIPLMMLCNAKPRYYLPVLINNDQLYAVIMSVFGFTNGIVSNITMASIPYFVDKHEQEVASSLMITFLGIGISTGSLISFGMVNLL; translated from the exons ATGGACGATCAGGATCAACTTGTATTTGCTGACACAGTTAACAATAGATTATTTGGGCTTCCAGAAGTATtggataaaaatgttgatgacATAATTGTAAATGAATGTGATACTGTCTTAACAAAACCACCAGACcg ataccattttggatttataatattttatatacttggcACTTGTCTTCTACTACCATGGTACTTTTTTATGACTGCAAATGAT TACTGGATGTATAAATTACGAAATTTGCCAAATGAAACCCAAGTAATATTTCTCCTGCCAAATGACAATCACGATCATTCAAGACTTCAAGCTAACTTCACTTCTTTTCTTACCATTGCTGCATCTGTTCCTAGTTCACTAATGttattactaaatacatatttagctAAAAA GATGTCAATTCATTTTCGAATGATCAGTTCATTGATGTTAATGCTTATTTTGTTCACAATTAccacaattttagttaatttggATTCTGATTCATGGCAAATATTGTTCTTTATGATAACTTTAGgaacagtaatttttttaaaca tcggCAGTTCTATAATGCAAGGAGCTGTGTTCAATTTAGTCAGCTTTTTTGATAGTAGCTATATGACAGCAACTGTATGTGGTCAAGCATTGGGAGGCATTGTTGCTGCATTAGCTCAAATATTGGCCTTGTGGTGGGGTGCATCATCTGTCCACAGTGCCtttgtttatttcttatttgctgatatatttatcttgatctctctagtattatatacttttttagttaaaaca aatatatataagtattatgttcAAGACATACCTGCAAGTGTATGGATTAGACGTTCATCTTCTACGCAATATGCTTTACTTGGTAATGAACAAACCCCTACTGTAAATACTTATGcagttttaaaaaag atatggAAATTGGGCTTGAGcactttttacaattttttagtcACTATGTCTGTTTACCCAGCAGTTACAGTACTAATAACTTCAGTAAACAAAGAACACACTGCCTGGacag atacatattttttgccAGTGATagcatatttactttttagtacGTGTGATTTCTTAGGGAGAGTTATGTCAAACTTCATAAGActg ccaataaatagtatttggCCATCCGCAATATTATCTGCTTTAAGGACTATTTTTATCCCCTTGATGATGCTCTGTAATGCTAAGCCTCGGTATTATTTACCtgtcttaataaataatgatcagTTGTATGCAGTTATTATGTCTGTATTTGGTTTTACCAATGGTATAGTTTCTAACATCACAATGGCTTCTATTCCCTA CTTTGTTGACAAACATGAACAGGAAGTAGCTAGTTCATTGATGATTACATTTCTTGGTATTGGTATCTCTACAGGTTCTTTGATAAGTTTTGGAATggttaatttactataa
- the LOC114125968 gene encoding equilibrative nucleoside transporter 1 isoform X2 has translation MYKLRNLPNETQVIFLLPNDNHDHSRLQANFTSFLTIAASVPSSLMLLLNTYLAKKMSIHFRMISSLMLMLILFTITTILVNLDSDSWQILFFMITLGTVIFLNIGSSIMQGAVFNLVSFFDSSYMTATVCGQALGGIVAALAQILALWWGASSVHSAFVYFLFADIFILISLVLYTFLVKTNIYKYYVQDIPASVWIRRSSSTQYALLGNEQTPTVNTYAVLKKIWKLGLSTFYNFLVTMSVYPAVTVLITSVNKEHTAWTDTYFLPVIAYLLFSTCDFLGRVMSNFIRLPINSIWPSAILSALRTIFIPLMMLCNAKPRYYLPVLINNDQLYAVIMSVFGFTNGIVSNITMASIPYFVDKHEQEVASSLMITFLGIGISTGSLISFGMVNLL, from the exons ATGTATAAATTACGAAATTTGCCAAATGAAACCCAAGTAATATTTCTCCTGCCAAATGACAATCACGATCATTCAAGACTTCAAGCTAACTTCACTTCTTTTCTTACCATTGCTGCATCTGTTCCTAGTTCACTAATGttattactaaatacatatttagctAAAAA GATGTCAATTCATTTTCGAATGATCAGTTCATTGATGTTAATGCTTATTTTGTTCACAATTAccacaattttagttaatttggATTCTGATTCATGGCAAATATTGTTCTTTATGATAACTTTAGgaacagtaatttttttaaaca tcggCAGTTCTATAATGCAAGGAGCTGTGTTCAATTTAGTCAGCTTTTTTGATAGTAGCTATATGACAGCAACTGTATGTGGTCAAGCATTGGGAGGCATTGTTGCTGCATTAGCTCAAATATTGGCCTTGTGGTGGGGTGCATCATCTGTCCACAGTGCCtttgtttatttcttatttgctgatatatttatcttgatctctctagtattatatacttttttagttaaaaca aatatatataagtattatgttcAAGACATACCTGCAAGTGTATGGATTAGACGTTCATCTTCTACGCAATATGCTTTACTTGGTAATGAACAAACCCCTACTGTAAATACTTATGcagttttaaaaaag atatggAAATTGGGCTTGAGcactttttacaattttttagtcACTATGTCTGTTTACCCAGCAGTTACAGTACTAATAACTTCAGTAAACAAAGAACACACTGCCTGGacag atacatattttttgccAGTGATagcatatttactttttagtacGTGTGATTTCTTAGGGAGAGTTATGTCAAACTTCATAAGActg ccaataaatagtatttggCCATCCGCAATATTATCTGCTTTAAGGACTATTTTTATCCCCTTGATGATGCTCTGTAATGCTAAGCCTCGGTATTATTTACCtgtcttaataaataatgatcagTTGTATGCAGTTATTATGTCTGTATTTGGTTTTACCAATGGTATAGTTTCTAACATCACAATGGCTTCTATTCCCTA CTTTGTTGACAAACATGAACAGGAAGTAGCTAGTTCATTGATGATTACATTTCTTGGTATTGGTATCTCTACAGGTTCTTTGATAAGTTTTGGAATggttaatttactataa